A genomic segment from Nicotiana tabacum cultivar K326 chromosome 9, ASM71507v2, whole genome shotgun sequence encodes:
- the LOC107802049 gene encoding aldehyde oxidase 4-like isoform X1: MEGSSERKGNLVFAVNGERIELTCVDPSTTLLQYLRYQAFFKSPKLGCGEGGCGACVVLVSKYDPKLNRVEDFSASSCLTLLCSLNGCAITTSDGLGNTKDGFHPIHQRFAGFHASQCGFCTPGMCMSLFSALVNADKGNHQDSPQGFSNLTSFEAEKSIQGNLCRCTGYRPIADVCKSFASDVDIEDLGLNTFWQNGDSRETKVSKLPPYDPSKNLITYPEFLKSESITHLDSTRYSWFSPVSVEDLQSLLKFSVAENVGSVKIVVGNTGTGYYKETQRYDQYIDLRYIRELSILNRDRKGIEIGAIVTISKLISFLNEGTKVNLGSYGKMVSQKLAQHLEKVANPFVRNTASVGGNLVMAQKYGFPSDISTLFLGMDATVSILNVRGQEKLKWEELLARPALDSRTVLLSVWIPFKKNGNFLQNFSKHLFETYRAAPRPLGSALAYVNAAFLADVSPRRNGVVIHSLRLAFGAFGTRHAIRAKTVEKYLTGKILNIKNLYEAIKLVKLDVVPEPGTSYPEYRSSLAVSFLFKFLYPLTDVDSAVSSGLFEGTGGTFVEEGSKSINDDGDTSQGKTQTILSSSEQVVESSTKYYPVGEPMKKYGAAMQASGEAVYVDDIPSPPNCLHGAFIYSTKSLARVKSISLQLESNSLADGVIAIITFKDIPSDGENIGVLSQFGTEHLFAEDRVQYAGDRIAVVIANSQRSADVAARKAIVEYDQENVGSPILTVEEAVENSNYLQGPVFLNTKPVGDFSKGMAGADHKILSAELRLPSEYYFYMEPQTSLAVPDEDNTMVVYASTQFPEYTHSVIARCLGVPEHNISVKTRRAGGGFGGKAIRSMPVSAACALAAYKLRRPVKIYVNRNTDMVITGGRHPLKVTYSIGFKSNGKVTALHADILVNGGISEDITPIIASHIIAALKKYNWGAFSFDIKNCKTNLTSKSSMRALGDVQGSYIADAIMEHVASVLEMEVGSVSSKNIHTYESLKLFYEDSAGESGEYTLPSIMDQVATSSRYVDRRKMIDEFNQKNTWKKRGISRLPIVHEVRQHETPAKVSILRDGSIVCEVGGVEIGQGLWTKVKQVIAYSLGLLESSWSEELVEKVRIIEINTLRLVQTGYTAESTKSESSCEAARLCCNILVERLTPLKKKLQEQNGSVDWTTLIRQAEAQPINLQANEYFVPGSSSGQYLNYGAAVSEVEIDVLTGQHRILQSDIIYDCGQSLNPAIDLGQVEGAFVKGIGYFMLEEYLTNEDGLMVSNSTWTYHIPTIDTIPESLNVRVLNSGDHKNRILSSKASGEPPLLLAATVHCATRAAIREARKQLKSWGKLDESDSEFYLDVPAILPVVKTTCGLDYVEKYLETLISKRST, translated from the exons GTGGTTGTGGAGCTTGTGTTGTTCTAGTCTCAAAGTATGATCCCAAGCTAAACAGAGTTGAAGATTTTAGTGCGAGTTCATGCCTTACACTTCTTTGTAGTTTAAATGGTTGTGCAATTACTACAAGTGATGGCCTTGGTAACACCAAAGATGGGTTTCACCCAATTCACCAAAGATTTGCTGGTTTCCATGCTTCTCAATGTGGCTTTTGCACTCCTGGAATGTGCATGTCATTATTCTCAGCTCTTGTCAATGCTGATAAAGGGAACCATCAAGATTCTCCACAAGGATTCTCTAACCTAACTTCATTTGAAGCTGAAAAGTCCATACAAGGGAACCTTTGTCGCTGCACTGGATACCGGCCCATTGCTGACGTATGTAAGAGTTTTGCTTCTGATGTTGATATAGAGGATTTAGGACTCAATACCTTTTGGCAAAATGGAGATTCCAGGGAAACAAAAGTAAGTAAATTGCCTCCCTATGATCCAAGTAAGAATCTTATTACATATCCAGAATTCTTGAAAAGTGAATCGATCACACATTTGGACTCCACAAGGTATTCTTGGTTTAGTCCAGTTTCTGTAGAGGATCTACAGAGCTTGTTGAAATTCAGCGTGGCTGAAAATGTTGGGAGTGTTAAAATAGTTGTTGGCAATACTGGCACTGGTTATTACAAGGAAACACAGCGATATGACCAATATATCGATCTGAGGTATATTCGTGAACTTTCTATCCTCAATAGGGATCGCAAAGGAATTGAAATTGGAGCAATTGTGACCATCTCTAAACTTATTTCATTCCTGAATGAGGGAACCAAAGTCAATTTGGGTTCATATGGAAAGATGGTGTCCCAAAAGTTGGCTCAACACTTGGAAAAGGTTGCTAACCCGTTTGTTAGAAACACTGCTAGTGTGGGGGGAAATTTGGTTATGGCACAGAAATATGGATTTCCTTCTGATATCTCTACATTATTTCTAGGAATGGATGCCACAGTTAGTATATTGAATGTTCGTGGACAAGAAAAACTTAAATGGGAGGAGCTCTTAGCGAGGCCAGCACTAGACTCAAGGACTGTGCTTTTAAGTGTATGGATCCCATTTAAAAAGAAtggaaattttcttcaaaatttttcaAAGCATTTGTTTGAAACCTATAGAGCTGCACCGCGGCCTCTTGGAAGTGCATTGGCATATGTAAATGCTGCTTTCTTAGCTGATGTTTCTCCACGCAGGAACGGGGTTGTGATACATTCTCTCAGGTTGGCTTTTGGTGCTTTTGGCACAAGACATGCAATAAGGGCCAAAACAGTGGAGAAATATCTAACTGGGAAAATATTGAACATAAAGAATCTATATGAAGCAATTAAATTAGTCAAGCTAGATGTTGTCCCTGAACCTGGGACTTCATACCCTGAATACAGGTCAAGCTTGGCTGTCAGTTTTCTATTCAAGTTTCTGTATCCCTTGACGGATGTTGATTCTGCAGTTTCCAGCGGTTTGTTCGAGGGAACTGGTGGAACTTTTGTAGAGGAGGGTTCCAAAAGTATTAATGATGATGGTGATACTAGTCAAGGAAAAACACAGACAATACTATCATCTTCTGAGCAGGTTGTGGAATCAAGTACCAAGTACTATCCAGTGGGTGAACCGATGAAAAAGTATGGAGCTGCCATGCAAGCTTCTG GTGAAGCTGTTTATGTAGATGACATTCCATCACCACCAAACTGCCTACATGGAGCATTTATCTATAGTACAAAATCACTAGCAAGGGTAAAGAGCATTAGTCTCCAGCTTGAGTCTAATTCATTAGCAGATGGAGTTATTGCCATTATTACATTTAAAGATATCCCAAGCGACGGGGAAAATATAGGAGTTCTTAGCCAGTTTGGTACTGAACATCTATTTGCAGAGGATCGTGTCCAATATGCTGGCGACCGAATTGCTGTTGTG ATTGCTAACAGCCAGAGGTCTGCTGATGTGGCTGCAAGAAAAGCCATTGTTGAATATGACCAAGAAAATGTAGGTTCCCCGATTTTAACTGTTGAGGAGGCTGTTGAGAATTCAAATTATCTTCAAGGACCCGTGTTTCTGAACACAAAGCCGGTTGGTGATTTCTCGAAAGGAATGGCTGGAGCTGACCACAAGATTCTCTCTGCTGAG TTGAGACTTCCATCAGAGTACTATTTTTATATGGAGCCACAGACTAGCTTAGCAGTTCCGGATGAGGACAATACCATGGTTGTTTATGCTTCAACTCAGTTCCCTGAGTATACGCATAGTGTGATTGCTCGTTGTCTTGGTGTTCCTGAGCATAACATCAGCGTGAAAACAAGAAGGGCAGGAGGTGGCTTCGGCGGCAAGGCAATAAGATCAATGCCA GTTTCCGCAGCCTGTGCACTTGCAGCATACAAGTTACGACGCCCTGTCAAGATATACGTCAACAGAAATACCGACATGGTAATAACAGGAGGAAGACACCCCCTGAAAGTGACATACAGTATTGGATTCAAGTCAAATGGGAAGGTCACAGCCTTACATGCTGATATCTTGGTAAATGGAGGGATTTCAGAAGATATAACCCCTATCATAGCATCACATATAATTGCAGCACTTAAGAAATACAATTGGGGTGCCTTTTCATTTGACATAAAGAATTGCAAGACGAACCTTACCAGCAAATCATCTATGCGGGCACTTGGTGATGTCCAAGGATCATATATTGCAGACGCTATAATGGAACATGTAGCAAGTGTACTGGAAATGGAGGTGGGCTCTGTCAGTAGCAAAAATATTCATACTTATGAAAGCCTTAAATTATTCTATGAGGATAGTGCAGGCGAATCAGGAGAATATACCTTGCCTAGTATCATGGATCAAGTGGCCACGTCCTCAAGATATGTCGATAGAAGGAAGATGATAGATGAATTTAACCAGAAAAACACGTGGAAGAAAAGAGGTATTTCTCGATTGCCAATTGTGCATGAAGTTCGGCAACATGAAACCCCAGCAAAAGTAAGCATTCTGCGGGATGGATCAATAGTTTGTGAAGTTGGAGGAGTTGAAATCGGCCAAGGGCTATGGACAAAGGTTAAACAGGTGATTGCCTATTCTCTTGGTCTACTTGAGAGCAGTTGGAGCGAAGAACTTGTGGAGAAGGTACGAATCATAGAAATAAACACCTTAAGGTTAGTGCAAACAGGGTATACTGCTGAAAGCACTAAATCTGAATCAAGCTGTGAAGCGGCTAGACTTTGCTGTAATATCCTGGTTGAAAGACTGACCCCTCTAAAGAAAAAGCTGCAAGAACAAAATGGTTCTGTTGATTGGACCACACTGATTCGCcag GCAGAAGCTCAACCAATAAATCTACAAGCAAATGAATATTTTGTTCCAGGATCAAGTTCTGGGCAATATTTAAACTATGGTGCTGCTGTTAGCGAG GTTGAGATAGATGTTTTGACAGGACAACATAGAATATTGCAGTCAGATATTATATATGACTGTGGTCAGAGCTTGAATCCAGCTattgacttgggacag gTTGAAGGGGCTTTTGTAAAAGGAATTGGATATTTTATGCTTGAAGAATATCTTACAAATGAAGATGGATTGATGGTTTCAAATAGCACATGGACATACCATATCCCAACAATTGACACCATACCAGAAAGTCTCAACGTTCGTGTGCTAAACAGCGGAGATCACAAAAATCGTATCCTCTCATCTAAAG CTTCTGGTGAACCACCATTACTTCTAGCAGCTACAGTCCATTGCGCAACAAGAGCAGCCATTAGAGAAGCCAGAAAACAGCTGAAAAGTTGGGGCAAGCTTGACGAGTCCGATTCAGAATTCTATCTAGACGTTCCTGCCATATTGCCTGTTGTGAAGACAACTTGTGGGCTGGACTATGTGGAGAAATACTTGGAAACTTTGATCAGCAAACGATCCACCTAA
- the LOC107802049 gene encoding aldehyde oxidase 4-like isoform X2, with translation MCMSLFSALVNADKGNHQDSPQGFSNLTSFEAEKSIQGNLCRCTGYRPIADVCKSFASDVDIEDLGLNTFWQNGDSRETKVSKLPPYDPSKNLITYPEFLKSESITHLDSTRYSWFSPVSVEDLQSLLKFSVAENVGSVKIVVGNTGTGYYKETQRYDQYIDLRYIRELSILNRDRKGIEIGAIVTISKLISFLNEGTKVNLGSYGKMVSQKLAQHLEKVANPFVRNTASVGGNLVMAQKYGFPSDISTLFLGMDATVSILNVRGQEKLKWEELLARPALDSRTVLLSVWIPFKKNGNFLQNFSKHLFETYRAAPRPLGSALAYVNAAFLADVSPRRNGVVIHSLRLAFGAFGTRHAIRAKTVEKYLTGKILNIKNLYEAIKLVKLDVVPEPGTSYPEYRSSLAVSFLFKFLYPLTDVDSAVSSGLFEGTGGTFVEEGSKSINDDGDTSQGKTQTILSSSEQVVESSTKYYPVGEPMKKYGAAMQASGEAVYVDDIPSPPNCLHGAFIYSTKSLARVKSISLQLESNSLADGVIAIITFKDIPSDGENIGVLSQFGTEHLFAEDRVQYAGDRIAVVIANSQRSADVAARKAIVEYDQENVGSPILTVEEAVENSNYLQGPVFLNTKPVGDFSKGMAGADHKILSAELRLPSEYYFYMEPQTSLAVPDEDNTMVVYASTQFPEYTHSVIARCLGVPEHNISVKTRRAGGGFGGKAIRSMPVSAACALAAYKLRRPVKIYVNRNTDMVITGGRHPLKVTYSIGFKSNGKVTALHADILVNGGISEDITPIIASHIIAALKKYNWGAFSFDIKNCKTNLTSKSSMRALGDVQGSYIADAIMEHVASVLEMEVGSVSSKNIHTYESLKLFYEDSAGESGEYTLPSIMDQVATSSRYVDRRKMIDEFNQKNTWKKRGISRLPIVHEVRQHETPAKVSILRDGSIVCEVGGVEIGQGLWTKVKQVIAYSLGLLESSWSEELVEKVRIIEINTLRLVQTGYTAESTKSESSCEAARLCCNILVERLTPLKKKLQEQNGSVDWTTLIRQAEAQPINLQANEYFVPGSSSGQYLNYGAAVSEVEIDVLTGQHRILQSDIIYDCGQSLNPAIDLGQVEGAFVKGIGYFMLEEYLTNEDGLMVSNSTWTYHIPTIDTIPESLNVRVLNSGDHKNRILSSKASGEPPLLLAATVHCATRAAIREARKQLKSWGKLDESDSEFYLDVPAILPVVKTTCGLDYVEKYLETLISKRST, from the exons ATGTGCATGTCATTATTCTCAGCTCTTGTCAATGCTGATAAAGGGAACCATCAAGATTCTCCACAAGGATTCTCTAACCTAACTTCATTTGAAGCTGAAAAGTCCATACAAGGGAACCTTTGTCGCTGCACTGGATACCGGCCCATTGCTGACGTATGTAAGAGTTTTGCTTCTGATGTTGATATAGAGGATTTAGGACTCAATACCTTTTGGCAAAATGGAGATTCCAGGGAAACAAAAGTAAGTAAATTGCCTCCCTATGATCCAAGTAAGAATCTTATTACATATCCAGAATTCTTGAAAAGTGAATCGATCACACATTTGGACTCCACAAGGTATTCTTGGTTTAGTCCAGTTTCTGTAGAGGATCTACAGAGCTTGTTGAAATTCAGCGTGGCTGAAAATGTTGGGAGTGTTAAAATAGTTGTTGGCAATACTGGCACTGGTTATTACAAGGAAACACAGCGATATGACCAATATATCGATCTGAGGTATATTCGTGAACTTTCTATCCTCAATAGGGATCGCAAAGGAATTGAAATTGGAGCAATTGTGACCATCTCTAAACTTATTTCATTCCTGAATGAGGGAACCAAAGTCAATTTGGGTTCATATGGAAAGATGGTGTCCCAAAAGTTGGCTCAACACTTGGAAAAGGTTGCTAACCCGTTTGTTAGAAACACTGCTAGTGTGGGGGGAAATTTGGTTATGGCACAGAAATATGGATTTCCTTCTGATATCTCTACATTATTTCTAGGAATGGATGCCACAGTTAGTATATTGAATGTTCGTGGACAAGAAAAACTTAAATGGGAGGAGCTCTTAGCGAGGCCAGCACTAGACTCAAGGACTGTGCTTTTAAGTGTATGGATCCCATTTAAAAAGAAtggaaattttcttcaaaatttttcaAAGCATTTGTTTGAAACCTATAGAGCTGCACCGCGGCCTCTTGGAAGTGCATTGGCATATGTAAATGCTGCTTTCTTAGCTGATGTTTCTCCACGCAGGAACGGGGTTGTGATACATTCTCTCAGGTTGGCTTTTGGTGCTTTTGGCACAAGACATGCAATAAGGGCCAAAACAGTGGAGAAATATCTAACTGGGAAAATATTGAACATAAAGAATCTATATGAAGCAATTAAATTAGTCAAGCTAGATGTTGTCCCTGAACCTGGGACTTCATACCCTGAATACAGGTCAAGCTTGGCTGTCAGTTTTCTATTCAAGTTTCTGTATCCCTTGACGGATGTTGATTCTGCAGTTTCCAGCGGTTTGTTCGAGGGAACTGGTGGAACTTTTGTAGAGGAGGGTTCCAAAAGTATTAATGATGATGGTGATACTAGTCAAGGAAAAACACAGACAATACTATCATCTTCTGAGCAGGTTGTGGAATCAAGTACCAAGTACTATCCAGTGGGTGAACCGATGAAAAAGTATGGAGCTGCCATGCAAGCTTCTG GTGAAGCTGTTTATGTAGATGACATTCCATCACCACCAAACTGCCTACATGGAGCATTTATCTATAGTACAAAATCACTAGCAAGGGTAAAGAGCATTAGTCTCCAGCTTGAGTCTAATTCATTAGCAGATGGAGTTATTGCCATTATTACATTTAAAGATATCCCAAGCGACGGGGAAAATATAGGAGTTCTTAGCCAGTTTGGTACTGAACATCTATTTGCAGAGGATCGTGTCCAATATGCTGGCGACCGAATTGCTGTTGTG ATTGCTAACAGCCAGAGGTCTGCTGATGTGGCTGCAAGAAAAGCCATTGTTGAATATGACCAAGAAAATGTAGGTTCCCCGATTTTAACTGTTGAGGAGGCTGTTGAGAATTCAAATTATCTTCAAGGACCCGTGTTTCTGAACACAAAGCCGGTTGGTGATTTCTCGAAAGGAATGGCTGGAGCTGACCACAAGATTCTCTCTGCTGAG TTGAGACTTCCATCAGAGTACTATTTTTATATGGAGCCACAGACTAGCTTAGCAGTTCCGGATGAGGACAATACCATGGTTGTTTATGCTTCAACTCAGTTCCCTGAGTATACGCATAGTGTGATTGCTCGTTGTCTTGGTGTTCCTGAGCATAACATCAGCGTGAAAACAAGAAGGGCAGGAGGTGGCTTCGGCGGCAAGGCAATAAGATCAATGCCA GTTTCCGCAGCCTGTGCACTTGCAGCATACAAGTTACGACGCCCTGTCAAGATATACGTCAACAGAAATACCGACATGGTAATAACAGGAGGAAGACACCCCCTGAAAGTGACATACAGTATTGGATTCAAGTCAAATGGGAAGGTCACAGCCTTACATGCTGATATCTTGGTAAATGGAGGGATTTCAGAAGATATAACCCCTATCATAGCATCACATATAATTGCAGCACTTAAGAAATACAATTGGGGTGCCTTTTCATTTGACATAAAGAATTGCAAGACGAACCTTACCAGCAAATCATCTATGCGGGCACTTGGTGATGTCCAAGGATCATATATTGCAGACGCTATAATGGAACATGTAGCAAGTGTACTGGAAATGGAGGTGGGCTCTGTCAGTAGCAAAAATATTCATACTTATGAAAGCCTTAAATTATTCTATGAGGATAGTGCAGGCGAATCAGGAGAATATACCTTGCCTAGTATCATGGATCAAGTGGCCACGTCCTCAAGATATGTCGATAGAAGGAAGATGATAGATGAATTTAACCAGAAAAACACGTGGAAGAAAAGAGGTATTTCTCGATTGCCAATTGTGCATGAAGTTCGGCAACATGAAACCCCAGCAAAAGTAAGCATTCTGCGGGATGGATCAATAGTTTGTGAAGTTGGAGGAGTTGAAATCGGCCAAGGGCTATGGACAAAGGTTAAACAGGTGATTGCCTATTCTCTTGGTCTACTTGAGAGCAGTTGGAGCGAAGAACTTGTGGAGAAGGTACGAATCATAGAAATAAACACCTTAAGGTTAGTGCAAACAGGGTATACTGCTGAAAGCACTAAATCTGAATCAAGCTGTGAAGCGGCTAGACTTTGCTGTAATATCCTGGTTGAAAGACTGACCCCTCTAAAGAAAAAGCTGCAAGAACAAAATGGTTCTGTTGATTGGACCACACTGATTCGCcag GCAGAAGCTCAACCAATAAATCTACAAGCAAATGAATATTTTGTTCCAGGATCAAGTTCTGGGCAATATTTAAACTATGGTGCTGCTGTTAGCGAG GTTGAGATAGATGTTTTGACAGGACAACATAGAATATTGCAGTCAGATATTATATATGACTGTGGTCAGAGCTTGAATCCAGCTattgacttgggacag gTTGAAGGGGCTTTTGTAAAAGGAATTGGATATTTTATGCTTGAAGAATATCTTACAAATGAAGATGGATTGATGGTTTCAAATAGCACATGGACATACCATATCCCAACAATTGACACCATACCAGAAAGTCTCAACGTTCGTGTGCTAAACAGCGGAGATCACAAAAATCGTATCCTCTCATCTAAAG CTTCTGGTGAACCACCATTACTTCTAGCAGCTACAGTCCATTGCGCAACAAGAGCAGCCATTAGAGAAGCCAGAAAACAGCTGAAAAGTTGGGGCAAGCTTGACGAGTCCGATTCAGAATTCTATCTAGACGTTCCTGCCATATTGCCTGTTGTGAAGACAACTTGTGGGCTGGACTATGTGGAGAAATACTTGGAAACTTTGATCAGCAAACGATCCACCTAA